The Calliphora vicina chromosome 3, idCalVici1.1, whole genome shotgun sequence genome contains a region encoding:
- the LOC135953106 gene encoding GATA zinc finger domain-containing protein 14-like, with product NNNNNNNNNNNNNNNNNNNNNNNNNNNNNNNNNNNNNNNNNNNNNNNNNNNNNNNNNNNNNNNNNNNNNNNNNNNNNNNNNNNNNNNNNNNNNNNNNNNNNNNNNNNNNNNNNNNNNNNNNNNNNNNNNNNNNNNNNNNNNNNNNNNNNNNNNNNNNNNNNNNNNNNNNNNNNNNNNNNNNNNNNNNNNNNNNNNNNNNNNNNNNNNNNNNNNNNNNNNNNNNNNNNNNNNNNNNNNNNNNNNNNNNNNNNNNNNNNNNNNNNNNNNNNNNNNNNNNNNNNNNNNNNNNNNNNNNNNNNNNNNNNNNNNNNNNNNNNNNNNNNNNNNNNNNNNNNNNNNNNNNNNNNNNNNNNNNNNNNNNNNNNNNNNNNNNNNNNNNNNNNNNNNNNNNNNNNNNNNNNNNNNNNNNNNNNNNNNNNNNNNNNNNNNNNNNNNNNNNNNNNNNNNNNNNNNNNNNNNNNNNNNNNNNNNNNNNNNNNNNNNNNNNNNNNNNNNNNNNNNNNNNNNNNNNNNNNNNNNNNNNNNNN from the coding sequence aataataataataataataataataataataataataataataataataataataataataataataataataataataataataataataataataataataataataataataataataataataataataataataataataataataataataataataataataataataataataataataataataataataataataataataataataataataataataataataataataataataataataataataataataataataataataataataataataataataataataataataataataataataataataataataataataataataataataataataataataataataataataataataataataataataataataataataataataataataataataataataataataataataataataataataataataataataataataataataataataataataataataataataataataataataataataataataataataataataataataataataataataataataataataataataataataataataataataataataataataataataataataataataataataataataataataataataataataataataataataataataataataataataataataataataataataataataataataataataataataataataataataataataataataataataataataataataataataataataataataataataataataataataataataataataataataataataataataataataataataataataataataataataataataataataataataataataataataataataataataataataataataataataataataataataataataataataataataataataataataataataataataataataataataataataataataataataataataataataataataataataataataataataataataataataataataataataataataataataataataataataataataataataataataataataataataataataataataataataataataataataataataataataataataataataataataataataataataataataataataataataataataataataataataataataataataataataataataataataataataataataataataataataataataataataataataataataataataataataataataataataataataataataataataataataataataataataataataataataataataataataataataataataataataataataataataataataataataataataataataataataataataataataataataataataataataataataataataataataataataataataataataataataataataataataataataataataataataataataataataataataataataataataat